The DNA region GAAAATATCGTCTGCAGACTGGAGGCGAAGAACGTGAGCCCGAACTGGTAGATGGCCAGCGGGATGATGGAAAACAGGACGCCCACGCCGTAGGTGGAGGCCAGGGCGATGGAGGCGAAGCCGTCCAGCATGGACTTGGTGAGCAAAAGCGCCGGGTCGCCGCGCAGGCCCTCGTCGAATGCGCCCAGGATGGTCAACGGCCCAACGCAGAAGATGAGGAAGGCGGTGATCATGCCGTCGGTGAAGTGATCGGACTTGGAGCCCACTTTTTTCTTGAGCTTTTCCGCCAGCGCCATGAAGCGATCTTCGAGGTTCAACAGCTCGCCGGCGATGGCGCCCAGCACAACGCTGAAGATGAGCACAAGTGGGTTGGGCACCTTGAACGCCATCTGCATGCCGATGACAAGGGTGCACAGGCCGAGGCCCTGGAACACGATGGTGCGCACGCGGTCGGGCATGCGGCCGTGGGCTACGAGGCCGATTGATCCGCCGGCGATGACAGCGGCTATATTGACGATGGTGCCGATGGGAAGCATGGAAATCTAGGCGGCGCCGGCCAGAGGCGTCGGTTTCAGGGAGCTCGAACAGATGGCTCCCCGCAGCCGGAGACGTGGATTCCTCTACCGCAAAGGCGCGATAAGGGGAAGAGCGAAGGACGGCGACTGACTGCGGATCGAAATCCCCCTGCTGTCCGCTTTGGCGTCGATCTGCAGCGGGCTCTCCAGCATGGGCTTCGGTATTGCACATTCGGCGCGGCCCGGACATTGACCGGGAATTGAGGCACGACAACTATTGACACGTCCCGCCGGTCCTCGTAGATATCTCTTCTTCCCCTGCCGGGGTGGTGAAATTGGTAGACGCGACGGACTCAAAATCCGTTACTGGCAACAGTGTGCGGGTTCGACTCCCGCCCCCGGCACCAAGAATTTCAGCAACTTAGCAAGTCGTTTTCCCAACGACTCCTCGCTGACTTGCCATTTTGCTCCACTTTCGCTCCAGGGTTGCCCTGGAGCGAGAGGGAGCCATGGCGTCGCTCCGAACGCGTGGTTCCCTGTTCCTGCAAGACATTTGAAACCAAGGTGTGCGCCGAGGGATGGCTCGGGAGATCGAGTCCGAATGGATGCGAGCAGCTTTGTTTCGCGCAAGGGAGCCGAGTCCACGCCCCTCGCAACACCGATCGTTTCTTTCGAGTACGTCCCAGTACCCTAATCCTACTGCCGCAGAGAACGGCGCCCTTTGTATAGATGAGGGGTCAACGTCCGGCATGCTCCAATGTCTTTCCTGCCACATGCCGGACTCTTTTCAGCGTGTTTTCAATGGAGCTGCTCCCACGCCATCACGCTTTTACAAGTCATGGACGTGCTTCAGCTGCAGGGTGACATCGCCCTTGAACCCCGGCGAGGTGAACCCTGCCAGGAAATCGCTTTGGTCCAGTTCCGGCACATAGGCCGGGCCGCTGTCTTTCAGGGTGACCGTGGCGACTCCCGCCGAGACGACCACATCCATTTTTTTCAACGCTTCGGGCGTGTGCTGGGATTTGAGCAGCGTCTTGAGCGTCAACAGACACAAGTGCTCCAGGTTGTGCTTTTCGCGCATCATGTTGAAGATCAGCCGATGCTCTTCAAATCTGGTGCGTACGTCGAAGAGAGCCACATGCAAGAACTTGTCGTATAGAAGGTACCCCCAGACCTGCACCTGGGTTTTCTTCTTGGGTGCAATAAGAGCCGTATACCCTTTCTTGCTTTGCAAGGCGTCGCGCACCAGCTCCTGGGCAACCAGGTCCACTTCGTGATGGCCGAATTCCACCTCGTCGGCGATGTCTTTCATGGTTTCGGTCACCGCGCCGAGGCGGGTGGTGGAGCGCCAGATATCGCCGACTTCCAGAACCAGAGATTCAAACCAGTTGTCCATGCTTCGCACCTTTTGTTTGTTCGAGGCCAGACGGCCGGCTCTAGTTGATGACTGCCAGTGCTTTCACCGCGGTATCTGCTTTGCCACGCTCGACAATGGTTCCCTGCTCCACATCCACTTCGAGGATGTCGCCGGAATCGTCTCCCACGAACACGAATTTTCCATCGGCGGTAAACTCCACGGAGTTCATGGACACGGAGTCGGGATTTTCGACATGGCGCAGCTCCTTGCCTGTGGCGGCGTCCCAGATGCGGATTGTCTTGTCCGCGCCCGCCGTTACCAACAGGCTTCCATCCGGGCTGAAGTCGAGGCAGTAGACGCCGTTGTCATGAGCCAGCACCTCCCATTTTTCCGAGAGGTCGGGCACATTCCAGACTTTAAGGAATTTATCTGCACTGGCGGTGGCCAGGGTTTTCCCGTCCGGAGAAAAACGCACCGCGTAGATGGCGTTGTAGTGCGCGTCTATGGATTTGGACTCTTCCCAGGTCTTGGTGTCCCAAAGCACGAGCTTGTTGTCGGAGCCCACTGAAGCCAGCAGGGTGCTGTCCGGACTGAAATCCGTGCCGTATACGTAGCTGTCGTGGCCTTCGAGAGTCTGCGTATGCTTGAGCCCGTTGGTTTCCCAGATAAACACCGTACGGTCCTTGCTCGCCGTTGCGAAGAGCGAACCGTCCGGACTGAAGGCGATGGACCGTACGGCTCCGCGGTGGGAATCCTCGAGGATTTCGCCATCCTTCTTTTTGAGATTCCATGCGGCCAACCGTCCTTTCTTGTCACCGGTCAGAAGCAAGCCGTCGCGGTATGCCGACGCATAGACTGTTTTTGAGTGCACTTTATCCAGCTTGCTGAAATCCAAGCTGTGGCCTTTTGAAACTTCGAACACATATCCGAAACTGCCTCCAGCGACAGCCAGGGGTTCGGCGGCCATGGCGGTGGTGCCGGCCGCTTGCATGGCAGCAAGAAGTGTAATGACAAGAAAGAGTTTCGTGTATCCGGCTAATCGCATGATGGGTACCTCTCTGAAAAAATTCTTGGAGTCCGTCATTTCGTACGATCGTCTCGTACGGCAGCTCCATGCCCAAGAAGCCGTGCCAGAACGTTCACGGTTTCCACCATGGCGGCGCCATGTTTTGCGGGCAGTTTTACGGCGTACTTCATGGGCGGCATGAGCATCCAGACAAACGAGCCGCCAACAGGAGCAAGGCGCATGCGGACAGTTCCGTCCTTGTCTCCCGGTTCCAACGTCATTTTCTCGATGTCCTGCAGAAACAGCAGATCGACGAGTCCCTTGTTCTGGTTCAACAGGTCGGCGAGCACATCGTGTGCCCCTTCTGCCGCTTCCTGCTTCTTGTTTTTAAATTCGGGCGCACCCTTGAAAAGCGCACCGCCATAATGCAGCACAAGGGGGGCTCGCACAGGCACATCCGAATCGAACTCCGCTTCCAAGACCGTGCGATAAACCCCGCCCATAAATTTCTTTTTCTGCTCCCAGGTCAGGCGCAAGCTGCGTGCGCCGCCCCGCCCCGGCGCAAACTCGAAATTTTCTCCTGTCTCCTCGAAGGGGCCTAACCCGGCCCCTTCGAGTGCACCGGCCGTACGGCGGAGGGCATCCAAAGCCGCGCCGTGAACGCGAGGTGCGTACCTTTTGCCGAAACCGAACATCGGCTACTCCGCCGCATCCAGGCTGATAGGCTTGAACAGGGGTTTCTTCATGACGAGCTTGATCCAGAGCAGGGCGTAGATTATGGCGATGCCCACCATCAAACCGCCGAACTTGTAGATCTCAGCGGCTGTAATAGGATCAGGGAAGATGTTTATGATCAGAAAGATCATGCCCCCAATGCCGATAATCTGCGGGAGGGGATACAACGGCGCCTTGTACGGGCGGGCGATATTTTTGTAGCGCGTACGCAGGATGATCACGTCCACGTGCGCGATGATGTAGGCGATGAGCCAAGACAGCGCTGCAGCCATGATGAAGATGACGATTGCCTCGATACCCGCCACGCCGGAGACCAGCACGGCCGCCATGCCGACGCCCATGAGCACAATGCCGACCCAGGGGGTCCGGAAACGCGGATGGATCATGCCGAAGATCGAAGGGATCTCGCCATCATGCGCCATGCCGTACAGCATACGGGGGATGACGCCCACCAGGGTATTGACCGAGCTGG from Oceanidesulfovibrio marinus includes:
- a CDS encoding DUF554 domain-containing protein, whose product is MLPIGTIVNIAAVIAGGSIGLVAHGRMPDRVRTIVFQGLGLCTLVIGMQMAFKVPNPLVLIFSVVLGAIAGELLNLEDRFMALAEKLKKKVGSKSDHFTDGMITAFLIFCVGPLTILGAFDEGLRGDPALLLTKSMLDGFASIALASTYGVGVLFSIIPLAIYQFGLTFFASSLQTIFSDPVITALTATGGTLILGIGINLLELARIRLSNLLPALVIVVLITMALGA
- a CDS encoding WD40 repeat domain-containing protein; this translates as MTDSKNFFREVPIMRLAGYTKLFLVITLLAAMQAAGTTAMAAEPLAVAGGSFGYVFEVSKGHSLDFSKLDKVHSKTVYASAYRDGLLLTGDKKGRLAAWNLKKKDGEILEDSHRGAVRSIAFSPDGSLFATASKDRTVFIWETNGLKHTQTLEGHDSYVYGTDFSPDSTLLASVGSDNKLVLWDTKTWEESKSIDAHYNAIYAVRFSPDGKTLATASADKFLKVWNVPDLSEKWEVLAHDNGVYCLDFSPDGSLLVTAGADKTIRIWDAATGKELRHVENPDSVSMNSVEFTADGKFVFVGDDSGDILEVDVEQGTIVERGKADTAVKALAVIN